A window of Aeromicrobium duanguangcaii genomic DNA:
CTCCTGCGGGCCAGGGGTGGGCTCCGGGGTGGGCTCGGTCGTCGGCTCCGGGGTGGGCTCGGTCGTCGGCTCCGGAGTGGGCTCGGGGGTCGTTCCCGGAGTGGGCTCGGGGGTCGGCGCTGCGGCCAGCTGGAGGCTGGCGTCGAAGCCGTCGACCGCCTGGCCCTCTTCGTACTGGGCGCCGAGGACGCCCGCTCCCCCGGCGGTCAGCGTCGTGGGCGCGCCGCTGATGCGGACCGTCGTGCCCTGCACCTCTTGGTGACCCGCGAGGTCGACGTCGGCGAAGTGGACGGACTTGGCAGCGTCGTTCTTGACCGTGACGTCGAAGAACAGCTTCGCCTTGTTGCCGTCCACCTCGAGCCGCGGGGAGGCGAGGGTGAAGTCGAGGACGCCGGCATGGGCGGTGAATCGCACCGCGCCCTTCGCCTCGAAGGACGCGCCGGAGCCCCACGCTCCGGAGGCCTGGGGGAACGTCGTCTGCGTGCCGTCGTCGGTCGCCGGACCGGAGGGCGTGACCTCGCCACCGGCAAACGGGCTGCCGAGGTAGGACCGGAACGACTCCTTCACGCCCCACGAGATCGTGCCCCCCGTGACCGGGGTCGACGGTTCGGCGGCGGCGTCCGCGCGCATCGTGGGCACCGCGACGAAGCACAGCGCGGCAGCGAGAACAACGGCGAAGAGCGATCGCATCCGAGGCGCTTCTGCAGTCCGGTCTGACACAGGTTCTCCCGTCGGGTCCGGCCGGGGACCCAGTGAGGTGAGGCTAACTTGAGCGAGTATAAGGTGTGCCTTACCTACCGCGGCCGACGGGTGCGCCGGCCTCCTCGAAAGGAACTGCATGACCCCCTCGACCCTGACCCGTGGGCGACGCCTGCTGGCCGCCACGACCGCCACGGCACTGGCCGCCGGCGTCCTGGCCCTCGCGCCCACCACCGCCCACGCCGCGGCCCCCGCCGGTGGCTCCACCCTCCAGTGGAAGATCTCCGACCAGTTCACCAACCACTTCGCGGACCGCACCCTCGGCGGAGGCGCGACCGAGACGGCCGACGGGACCGTCTCGTTCGTCTCGGGCGCGACGTCCCACGACGCGAGCACCGGCATCACCGAGGTCGACTACAAGGGCTCGGTCACCGGAGCCTTCGTCATGACCGGCACGCGCTACTACGAGGTCACCGTCGCCAACCCGACCGTCGAGGTCTCGGCGAACGGCGCCGGCCAGATCACCGCCGAGGTCTCCTCCGAGCAGTTCCAGGCCCAGGGCCCCTCCTCGCCCCCCGGCTCGACCCCGCCGAAGCGCGTGACAGTGACGGAGTTCTCCGCGGGCGCCTCCACCTGGAGCACCGTCGGTGGCCTGAAGACGCTGACCAGCACGCCGAACTGGGCGGGCGTCCTGCCCGCCGGCAGCCCCGAGGCCACGGCCCTGGGCATCACCGCCGCTGATCGACCGGTCGACGGCAAGTCCTTCCACCCGGACTTCCTCGAGGCCCTGTACCCCGGCACCCGTGCGCACTTCTACTTCACCAGCGGCTCGGACGCCAAGGCGCCTGCCCGCTTCACCGCGTCGATCCCGGCG
This region includes:
- a CDS encoding HtaA domain-containing protein, whose translation is MTPSTLTRGRRLLAATTATALAAGVLALAPTTAHAAAPAGGSTLQWKISDQFTNHFADRTLGGGATETADGTVSFVSGATSHDASTGITEVDYKGSVTGAFVMTGTRYYEVTVANPTVEVSANGAGQITAEVSSEQFQAQGPSSPPGSTPPKRVTVTEFSAGASTWSTVGGLKTLTSTPNWAGVLPAGSPEATALGITAADRPVDGKSFHPDFLEALYPGTRAHFYFTSGSDAKAPARFTASIPAAHSASAANVSTRYGKGGAISVTAPIAGRVSVAGLGSQNAAAGQTVRFALPRNLTAGTKRYTVTFAPNAVNLSASARTVTVKIAKVAASKAKVKVSKKPTSKKKGKAVVSVKGVSGGAAPTGKVRVKLTKGKKSKYVTVNLVKGKRTATLPKLAKGKWTVRAAYLGNANYTKRGYVKVGTVKVTK